The segment GGCGCCAACGGATTCCCGAGCGACGCCGTCGTCCACGTCTGCCGGTTGGTCGACTCGCCGCAGCTCAAACAGGCACTGCGGACCTTCACCGGCGCGAACGTGGCGCTCATCGTCTCGGATTCGCTGTACCGCGAGGTCATCGAGCATTACGGCGATCTGCGCCCCGACCAGTTCGCGCAGGTCCGCGCCGAAATCCCGGACAAAGGCTTCAGCGCCGCCGCCTGGATCTACGTCCCCGGCGAGAATGCCGCAGGCGCGCCGACCCAGGCCCATTCATCGCCGGCCCCGACGACATCACCCGAGGTGCCGGTCAGCCAGTCCTTCAGCGGAATCACCACACACGGGCCCACCCAGTTCGGCAACCACAACACGATGCGGAACTCCGATGGATGACGACAAGCCGGAAGAACCGGGCGCCGATGTGGTTCCGGTCGACGAATCACCGGCGAGCGGCGCCGACGAGCAGACACCGGCGGAGCCCGCGCCGGAGCCGCCGACTGTCCCCGAGGCAACGCCCACGCCGGTGGGCAGCCCGGTGGAGGAGGGCGACGCCGCTGCGATCGACCCGGACTCCCTACTGATCGACCGGCATGTCGCCAGCGAGATCTTCGGTGATCTCTACACCGGCACGACGACCCACGGGCCTGCGCAACTCGGCAACAACAACACGATGCACAACTACTTCGGGAAGCAACCGCTGGACCCGATCATCAGTAAGCTTCCCGCGCTGTCGGTCTACGTCGCTACCGATGTCGACGACCAGCTCGATGACATGCTGTCGCGACGATCGACGGCCTGCCTCGTCGGGCCCCGGAACTCGGGCCGATACAGCACCGCCCGTGCCGCCCTGGGACGTAGGCACAAACGCGGTCCCGTTTTCGAGATCGCATTGCCCACCGATGTCACACCGGAAGCCCTGCTCGCCAAACCGTCCCGACTGGCCGAGGACAGCGGCTTCCTGCTGCGGCTACCCGGCGACGGCCACATCGACGTGATGCGCAAGCTGGCCGCTCTCTTTCGTCAGCGGTCCTCCAGCCTGCTGCTGATCAAGGACGAGGAACCGAGGCGATCGGACCTGCACGGAGGTGAGGTCCGGCACCACGCGCCCGAACCGATCGAAGTCTTCCGCAGTCACCTGACAAATGCGCTGCCTGACGTGGAGGCCGAGGTGATCGACGGATACCTCACCGACGAGGTCGAGGCCGCGCTCAAGGCTGTCTACGGTCCCAAGGAGAGCGTCGCGCTCGCGAATGCGATTGCCCGAGAGCATCCGGCCAGCAGTGAGCGTCTGTCGGCGATCCTCAACCGTTCTCAACCCAAACGGCGCGAGCGAGCCGCTGCCATCCTGCTGCCCGGCACGAGTGAGTCCTCGGCGAAAGGCCGCAGAGCCGGTCAACACGAACGCGCCTTCCGGCTGTCGTATGCCGTGTTCTATCGCCGTCCACTGCACTACGTGTTCGAAGCGGCTGATCTGCTCCTCCGCGAGATCGACAGCGCTGCGCTCCGGCCTGACTGGGGCAGCATGGCGCTGCAGCATCCGGTTCCGGAACTGCTCGGGCCGGTGCTGAAGAAGGACTGGGAAGCCGGGCGCGAAGCCGGCAACGCCGCGCTCGGTGGATCCAGGATCGCCTGGATCAGGGACGCGGGCCTGCGCGGAGCAATCATCGACGTCGCCTGGCACGACTTCGACGGCACCCGGAGATCTCTGCTGAAGTGGCTCGACCGTCTGGTCTCGGAAGGCGACGAAACCATGCGGCGAGCCGCTGCGGAGACCGCGGGACTTCTCGTCCACTACGACTTCGAGCGCGTGCATGAGGACCTGGTCGACAGGTGGGCCGCCTCGCCGAAACCCGACGTCCGCCAGGCTGCGGCGTGGACCATGCGGCTCTCCGACATGGCCGGCGACGTCGGGCCCAAGGTCCGCGCGAAACTGAGCGAATGGTGCTCCAGCCGGAGCAACTATCAGAGCGACACGGCCGCTCGCGTCTATGCGAGCGGACTCGAGCAGACCGTCCTCGCATGGAGCATGTACGACCTTGCCCGGGTTGCCGGCACTGCATATCAGAAGCGGCGGCGGGTGGTCGCGGAGGCGGTGAATCAACTGTATCGGCCCGACCGGGCAGGGTGGATCCTTGCCGAACTGCGTGTCTGGGCCAAAGGGACACCGCTCCTTCAGGTGCACGCCGTAGGCGCAATGCTGGCCCTGACCGCCAGGGTGGATGCGGAGGCGCCGGACGGCCGGCCGGATCTTCTCGCGCGGCTCGCCGAGGGGAGCATCGGCATCGAGGATCTCGGCCACCTCTGGCTCGTCGCGTTCTTCGAGGCCGGCACCGCAACGACAGCCGCGATGACACTGGCGCGATGGATCCGGTACGGCGAGTCGGCAGAAGAATTTCGTCCCTATCTCATCGCGCTCTTGGACGCGATGGTCCCGAAGCCGGCGATGCGCCGACGGATCTTGTTCTACCTGAAGAGAATGCCCGGCTTCAAAGACGGGCTACCCGACTGGATGCAGGAGAGGAGGCGGGACTCGTGAGCACCGAATACGGACCGGTGTCCCCGTCGGTAAGCAGATGGCTGCGCTTCAGCGCCTGGCTCGGCCGGATGTGGCGGGCTTTCCTTGCTCTGTTCAGCCCACCACAGCCTGAACCGGAAGCCTTGCCGGTTCCCGTCTCGCCGGCACCGCCTCCGCCGCCGCCGCCACCTCCGGGCCGGTTGAGCGGGCGGCGCAAGCTGCAGAATCCGATGGTGGTCCCGGCCGATGGCTATATCTACACCTTCCAGGTGTACGCCACCTTCATCTGGGAGGCCGAAGGCCTCTACAAGGATCAGCTGAGCAGCGCCATGGACGGCCATATGCCGTTTGCTGTCCGGCATCTCAAGGCACTCGCCGCACAACACGCGCGGCAGCATGCGCCGCACCGCGCCCGGGAGTTGGAAGTAGCGCTGCAACAGTCACTCAAGGAGAAGGGCGCCTGGAAATTCAGCTGGAACGGCGTGGCATTGAGCTGCAGGCCGCACATCTGGGTGGAGCTGGACGATCAGGTCAAGCAGGCTGTGCAGCCTTACTGGGAGCAGCTGATCAAGCTCGATTGTGAGCATGACGTGCAGGTGCGGCGCGCCGAGTACGCCGAGAAGATGAGCAAGCAGTGGACCGCGATCCTGACCGATCTCATGGGCAGCCCGGTAGCCGACGGCGCGGCCGAGATGACCGAGAAGGAGCTGTTCGAAGTGGTCCGGAAGATCGTCGCGGAACAGAAAGCTGCTGCTGAGAAACTCGAGGACCTGATGGCGAGGAAGGCCGAGGAAAGCGACAACTTCGAGCGCACCGACCATTTCGACGCATTACGTGAACGACTGGAGCGTAGGGCGGACCGGCAGTTCGCCGGCGCCGACACCGCCGCCGGAAACGGGAGCGGCCCGCAGCAGTGAGTGCGTCACAACGTGGTCCCGGCGATTCCTCGCCGGGACCACCGACGTGACTCAGTGGGTCCGGAACTGTTCGCTGTGCAGGCCGAACGAGCGGTCCAGCTTCGGCATCCAATAGGCGTCGTCGTGCCGGCCCGGGCCGAGCTGGTAGTCGTGGCGGACGCCCTTGGTGGCCAGCGCCGTGCTCATCTGCTGGGCGGCCGCGCCGAAGCGGTACTCGTCGGCGTCGCCGCCGTCGAAGTAGTAGCGGTGCCGGTTCAGGTCCGCCGCCGGCATCGCGGCGACCATGGTGAGGGGCCGCAGCCCGGCGTTGGCGGCCTGTTCGGCGGGGGTGCCGGCCAGCGGCGGCAGGCTCAGGGCGCCCATGTGGCTGGCGATCGAGCTGAACACCGCGGGGTTGCCCAGGCCGAGGGTGAACGCGCCTTGCCCGCCCATCGAGATGCCGCTGATTCCGCGGTGGTCGCGGTCGGCGATCGTCCGGTAGGCCCGGTCGACCAGCGGCACGATCTCGTCGACGATCATGGTGCGGTAGTTGCCGGCCGCGGTGTCGACGTACCAGCCGCTGCCGCCGTCCGGGAACACGACGATCATCTCGGCCAGGCCGTTGTCCTTGATCAGCTTGTCGAGGACGCTGTCGATGTCGCGTGCCTCCCACTCGATGTTGCTGCCGTTGACGCCGTTGAGCATGTAGACGACCGGGTACCGCTTGGCGTTCGTGCGGGTGTAGCTCGCCGGCAGGTACACGTTGAACTGCGCCCGCCGGCCCATCGCCGCGGAGGCGTAGTCGTCGCGGAAGAAGCGCGCCTGGTCGCCGAGTTCAAGCTGGCGGCGCGGGTCCAGGTAGAGCAGTTCCCGGGTCGGCGGCAGGCCGGTCCAGGTGCGGATGGTGTCCGCCACGAGCCGGCCGCGGGCGTCCACGAACACCTCGGCCTGCGCGTCGGTCAGCGTCACCGGGCCGTTCTTCAGCAGGGCCCGCAGCTCACTCAGCCGCCGTCCGGCGGTGTCACCCTGGTGGAAGAAACCGGGGGCAAGAGTCGCGGCATACCCGCGAAGATCACCGGCGGCCACGGCGCGATGCTGCCGGCTCAGCACGGCACAGGCGTGCGCCAATTGGGTACGCGTAGCAGCAGTCCCGGTGATCCCCGCGAGGGACCGCAGCCGGGCCTTGGTGAACAGGCCGACCGGCCCCTGGTAGAAGCCGCCGCCACCAGTGCCGTCGTAGACGCGCACCGCGAGCACGTTGGTGCCACCCCATCGCAGCAGCCCGTCCGCCGGGTAGTACTCGCGCGGCACCTCCCAGGTCGAGTCGAACGACGGCGGGAAGCCCCCGGTGCGCCCGATCTCCTGGCCGTTGAGGAACGCCTGATCCGCGTCGTCGATCTTGCCGAGCGCGGCGACCACCGCCGAGTCGCTGACCCCGGCCGGCCGCTCGGGCAGGGTGAATGTCTTGCGGTACCAGGCGAATCCGTCGTACGAGGCGAGGTCGGCGTGGGCGCCCCAGTTGTCCGGGACGGTCCAGTCCCGCCAGGCGCTGTCGGCGAAGGCGGGATCCGCCCACGCGACGTCGTCGCCGGTGCTGAACTTCCAGCCGTCGCCCGCCAGGTCGACTCCGAAGTCGGCGGAGCCGGTGGTGGCGCACGACGTGTCCGAGGGCTTAGGCCCTGCTGAAGCCGATGTGGGAACGTTCACAGATACAAGCGTGAGGAGTAGGGTGCCCAGCAGAGCGCTGCCTGGGCGGCGGAAGCGAGCGGTGGTCGGCATCGAGCCCTCCTGGCGGAGACGCACACAGGTTCACACACGAAACGTGGTGGACGAACATTGACAACTTTCGCAATAGATGTCAACCACGTCCGAAACTGTCGGAATCGGCGAGGGCATCGCCGAGCGGTGTGCGCTGATAGAGGACGGACCGACCGGACCGGGCGCGGCTGAGCAGCCCGGCGCGGTGCAGCACCGCTAAGTGGTCGCCGACCGCGCCGGTGGTCATGCCGTAGGCGCGGGCCAGCTGGCTCGTGCTGGCCGGGTCGGCGAGGGCGGCCAGCAGCTGGGCGCGGGAGCGGCCGAGCAGCGCCGCCAGCGGCTCCGGCGCCGACGGTGGGCCGTGCTCCAGCAGGGTGGCGACGCCCCGCGCCGGGTAGACGATCGCTTTCGGCCACGGCTCGTCGGCGAATACCGCGAACGAGGGCCAGACGAAGACCGACGGGACGAGCAGCAGGCCGGACCCGCCCAGCACGGTCGTGCCGCCCACGCGGCCGATCAGGTCGATGCCGCCGGAACGCCAGCGGACCTTCGGGTGCAGGCCGGCCAGGGCCGCCGCCCAACCGGAGCGGCTCAGCTCGCCGGAACGGTGCACCACGTCGCGTTCGCAGAGCAGGCGCAGCCGCGGCCAGTCGTCGGCGAGCAGCGCTGCCCAAGCCGTGGCCAGGAAACCGGCGAGCTGGTCCAGCACGCCCGGCGAGGTCAGCACCGACCGGGCGGGTCCGGTGGCGTCCGGGCGCCGCTGCAGGTAGTAGTCGATCTCCGCGCGGGCCACCGCCGGCGGCGTCGCGAGCAGCGCGGTCAGGTCGTCGTTGATCGTCTGGGCGAGCCGCCGCGGCGGCGGCGACAGGATGTTCGCGCCCGACCGCGGCAGCCGCAGGGTGAGGATCGCGGCCAGGGCGGGGTCATCGCGCAGCGCGGCGAAGCGCGGCCGCAGCCGGCCCAGCCACCTTTCGGGTACGCCGTGCGAGTGCGGCCCGGCCAGCCCACGGATCAGGTGCTGCAGCTCGAAGACGGGCGACAACGCGAACCTGGTCTGCAGTAGGTCCTCCGCGCCGACCTCGAACCGGATCACCCCTCGACCTTACGTCCCTCGACGAAACATTAGAGGTACGGCGTACGCCCCGGCACGCTCCACCCATGACCGTGACCGACCGGCCCGCCACCTACCGTGAGGTGTTCGCCGAACGGACCTTCCGCGCCCTGTTCGTCGCGCGGACCCTGGCCATCGGCGCCAACGCCCTGCAGATCTTCGCGCTGTCCGTGCTGGTCTACGCGGGCACCGGCTCGCCCCTGCTGAGCGCGCTCGCGTTCGCGGCCGGGTTCGCGCCGCAGTTCGTCGGCGGTCTGCTGCTCGGTTCGCTCACCGACCGGCTGCGCCCCCGGCCGCTGATCACCATCGGGTACGCGGTGGAGGCCGTCCTCGCTGCGGTGCTCGGTCTGGTCGTGCTGCCCGTACCGATCAGTCTCGGTCTGGTCGCGGCGATCGCCTGCTGGACCCCGGTCTTCGCCGGGTCGGCGGCGCGGGTCATCGCCGAACGGCTCACCGGCGACGCGTACGTCCTCGGCCGCTCGGTCTCCAGCATGTCCTCCTCGGCCGCGCAGCTGCTGGGTCTCGCCGGCGGTGGCGTAGCCGTCGCGGCGCTGGGCCCGCGCCCCGCCCTGCTGTTCGCCGCCGGCCTGCATGTCGTCGCCGCCGTGGCCGTCCGGCTCGGGCTGCCGGCGTCGGTCAAGCAGCCGGCGCCGGACCGCGGCGGAACGGTCCGGGACAGCTGGACCGGCGCGATCAGCCTGCTCAGGGACCGGGTCATCGGCCGGCTGCTGCTGGCGCAGTGGCTGCCGGCGGCGTTCGTCGTCGGGGCCGAGGCGCTGTTCGTCGCCTACGCGGCACGACGCGGATTCCCGGCCGCCGCGGGCGCGGTGCTGATGGGCGCACCCGCGGCGGGCATGTTCCTGGGCAACTTCGTGGTCGGCCGGTTCCTGCGACCGTCGCTGCGGGAACGGTACGCCGCCGCGTTCGTCGTCCTGCTCGGCGCGCCGCTGATCGGCTTGGTCCTGTCGCCGCCACTGCCGGTCGCCGCCGGGCTGCTCGTGCTGGCGGGCACCGGCTTCGCGTACGGTCTGGGCCTGCAGCGGGCGTTCCTGGAGGCCGCGCCCGACGGGCGTACCGGACAGTTGTTCGCCCTGCTGTCGACCGGCCTGATGGCGCTGCAGGGCCTCGGCCCGCTGGTGTTCGGCGCCCTCGCCGAGGTGACCTCACCGCTGCTCGCCATCGTCACGGCCGGAGTGGCAACCGTGCTGGTCGCCCCACTGGTACGCCGGTGACACCATCGACCCCGTGAATGCGCTGTCGCATCGGGGAATCAACTACGACACCGGAATCAATTTCGTGCCCGGCTCGCTGTCCCGGGAGTTCTGGCATTCCAGCGACGTCGAGCGGGACATGCGCGCCATCGCCGGCGACCTGGGATGTGACGCGGTAACCGTGCTCGGCACGGATCTGGACCGGCTGCGCGAGGCCGCCGAATTCGCGCTGGCCCAGGGAATGGACGTCTGGTTGCAGCCCCGGCTCGTCGACGCCAAGCCCGCGGCTGTTCTGGAACACCTCGCGCAGGCCGCTGAGCTGGCCGAACGTCTGCGGGTGGCGCATCCGGGCCGGATCGTGCTGAACGTCGGCTGCGAGCTGAGCCTGTTCATGCGCGGCATCCTGCCCGGCCGCAGCTTCATGACCCGCATCCGCGGACTGATGGTCACCTACTTCCTCATGCCGGTGTTCAACGTCCGGCTCAACGCCCATCTCCGGAAGGCCTGCGCGGTCGCCCGGGAACGATTCCACGGGCCGATCACCTATTCGTCGGGGGAGTGGGAAGGCGTCGACTGGCAGTTGTTCGACTATGTCGGCGTCGACTATTACCGGCAGGCGAGCAACGCCTCGACATACGTCGAGAAGCTCCAGCGGTACCGGCGGCACGGCAAACCCGTGGTGATCACCGAGTTCGGCTGCTGCACGTTCACCGGGGCGGACCAGAAGGGCGGCGGTGGCTTCCTGATCGTCAAGTGGGGTGATCCGCCGACCATCAAGCCCGGATACCGGCGGGATGAACAGGTGCAGGCGGACTATATCGGCGAATTGCGGGGAATCTACGCGCGGGAGGGTGTCGACGCGGCTTTCGTCTTCGCCTTCAGTGAGCCGTCGAATCCGTACCGGGAAGATCCCACCTATGACCTGGACATGGCGAGCTACGGCATCGTCAAAGTGGTCCGGCCGGCCACGGCCGACGACGCCGAGGTGTGGGAGCCGAAGGCGGCGTTCGAACGGCTCCGCGAGCTGAACAGCGGGTAGGCGCTTCGGAGAGGTGAGACGTGCACATCCAGGACGCGATCGACCGGGTCGGGTTCGGGCCGTTCCAGCGCCGCCTCTTCCTCGTCTGCGGGGTCACCTGGGCGGCGGACGCGGCCGAGATCCTGTTACTCTCGTTCGCCCTGCCCGGCATCACGCGCGAGTTCGGTCTGACCTCCGGCCAGGCCGGCGCCGTGGTCACCTCCACCTTCGCCGGCATGCTGGTCGGCGCCTGGTTCTGGGGGATCATGGCCGACCGGGTCGGACGGCGGGTCGGCTTCCAGCTCACCATCGCGATCTTCGCGGTGTTCGGGGTGGCGTCGGCGTTCGCGACCGACCCGGTGTGGCTGGCGGTGCTGCGGGCCCTGACCGGCTTCGGCCTCGGCGGGGCGTTGCCGCTGGACTTCGCCCTGTTCACCGAGTATCTGCCGACCAAGGACCGGGGCCGCTGGCTGGTGCTGCTGGAGAGCTGGTGGGCGGTGGGCACGGTGACCGCGGCCGGTCTCGCGCTGCTGATCATGCCGACGCTGGGCTGGCGCTGGCTGCTGGGCAGTTCCGCGGCGGCCGCGCTGCTCGTGCTCTGGGCCCGGTCACGGGTGCCCGAGTCGGCCCGCTACCTGCTCAGCCGGGGTGACGCCGACGGCGCCCGGGACCTGGTGAACCAGGTGGCCCGGGCCAACGGCGCGCCACCGGTCGAACAGCGGCTCACCCTGCCGTCCGGGCGGGGCCGCACCACACCGGCGGCCCTGCTGCGCGGGGCGCTGGGCCGCACCACGCTGCTGCTGTGGGTGGTGTGGCTGTTCATCGGCTTCGGCTACTACGGGATCTTCTCCTGGCTGCCGCAGATCTTCGCCACCGGATACGGCTTCCTGCGCAGCTACCAGTACGTCTTCTTCCTGGCCCTGGCGCAGCTCCCCGGCTACCTGTCGGCGGCCTGGCTGGTCGAACGGGCCGGCCGCAAGCCGGTGCTGGCCGGTTACCTGGCGGCTGCGGCGGCCGCCACGTTCACCTGGGCGATCGCCGACTCGACGACGCTCGTCTTCGTCGCGGCGGGACTGATGAACTTCTTCACGCTGGGCGCGTGGGCGGCGCTCTACGCGTACACCCCGGAACGCTATCCGACCCAGCTGCGCGCCTCCGGGCTCGGCGCGGCCAGCGGCTTCGCCCGCATCGGCGCGGTGGCCGCCCCACTGGCCGGCGGCGCCCTGATCGCCCTGTCCCTGCCCGTGGCGCTCGCCGCGTTCGCGGCGGCGTTCCTGCTGGCCGCGCTCGCGGTGGCGGGCTATGCGGCGGAGACCCGCGGCACCCGCCTGGACGACACCGTCGCCGAGCACGACACCACCCCGGCCGGATCGGCGGGCTCGTTCTGACCCGGTGTCCCGCCCGGTCGCGCCAGCCATGTCGTTCGCCGGGTGCCGCCTTCCGCGCCTGCGCGGCGGCTGGTCGGCGTGGGCCGCCGCTCAGGCGTGTTGCGCAGGTGGCGAAGCATGTCTGGGTGGCGGCTGATGAGAGTGAGCCGCCGTCCAGACACGCTTCAACACCCGCGAAGCATGTCTGGGTGGCGGCTGGTGAGAGTGAGCCGCCGTCCAGACACGCTTCAACACCCGCGAAGCATGTCTGGGTGGCGGCTGGTGAGGGCGAGCCGCCGTCCAGACACGTCTCACGTCTGGTGGAGGTGGAGCAGGATGATGGAGGCATGGCGACCCCGGAACCCGTCACCGTCCTGCAGCGCTGGGCCGACAGCGGAGGCACCTGGCAGGTGCTGGCCCGCGGCCCGGCCACGGTGACCGTCGCGCTGCTGACCTGCACCGGCGAGGAGGCCGACCGGGTCAGCTGGCCGACCGACCCAGTGCTGGACGCCTACCTGTCCGAGGCGGGCTGACCGACTCGCAGGGCTTCCACGCGGGCGCTGGCCGTCGGCTGGCCGCCCTCGATCTCGAAGCCGCCGAAGGCGATCAGCGTGCCGCCGGGAAGAAGCTCGGCGGAGAAGGAAGCGCGGCCGACCGCGAGGAGCGGGCGCAGCGTACGCCAGCGGTCCGCCCGCGGATCATAGAGTTCGGTGGTGCGCAGCGGACCGTCCGCGCTCGCCCCGCCGACCACGAAAAGCCGCCGGTTGCCGGCCGCGACCGCCGGGTTGCCCCGGGCGGAACGCAGCGGCGCCACGGACTGCCAGGTGTCGGTCGCCGGGTCGTACCGTTCGACGGCGGACTGGAAGACCATCGCGTCGTCGGCGCCGCCGATCGCGTACAGGTCGCCGTCGAGCACGGCGACCTTGAGCAGGCCGCGGCGGGTCGGCATGGGCCGCAGCCGGCGCCACCGGTCGTCGGACACGTCGTAGACGGCGACCGCCGCGGTGGCCACGTCGTCGGCGTCGAACCCGCCGACCACGTAGATGCGGTCGCCGATCGCGGCCGCACCGGCGCCGCCGCGGGCGCCGGGCAGCGGCCGCCCGGTACGCCAGCTCCCCGACCCGGTGTCGAGAATCTCGACCATGTCCACGGTCTTGCCGCGGACGAAGCCGCCGAGCACGTAGATGTCCCGGCGTACGGCCGCCGCCGACGGGTTGCCGCGCGCGGTCGGCATCGGTGTGATGAGCCGCCACCGGCCGCTCTCCCGGTCGAGCCGCTCGACCGAGTCGTGTTCGGCGCCGAACGCCGTGGTGAAGCCGCCGATCGCGTACGTGGCGCCAGCGGTGGCCGCGATCAGGCCGCCGCGGGCGATGGTCAAGGCGGGCCGGCTCTGCCAGGGGCCGTCAAGGATGTCTGGTTGCATGCCTTGAACGCTGCGTCCGCTGGGCGACAGGAACCATACGACGTTCGTCGTACGGTGAGCCGTGGGCATCGATCTCGACGCGACCGCGGTGCGCCGGCTGCTGGCCACCGGCGGCCCGCCCCTGACCATCACCGAGGTGCTCGCCGTCGTCGCCGCGACCACCTCGTGCGACGTGGTGTCGTGGTCCCGGCTCGACATCGCCGGGCGGCGGGTGCTCGACGGCGCGACCCTGCCCGCCGACGTCGCCGAGACGGACTCCGCGCTCGACGCGGTGTTCTGGGAGCACTACCACGAGCATCCGCTCTGCCACGGCGCCGGGGAGCACGTGCCGGTCTGCGCGATCACGGATGTGCTGGACGGGCCGGCCTGGCGGCGTACCGGGCTCTATGCGGAGTACTTCCGGCCCAGCGGTCTGGAGCACGAGATCGGCGTCAAGCTCAGCCATCCGCCCGGGCAGACCAACGTGCTGCTGCTCGACCGTGGGCCGGGGCCGGCCTTCGACGAGCACGACCGGCTGGTGCTGACGCTGCTGCGGCCGCACCTGGACGCCGCGGTCCGGCGCATCATCGAGCCCGGCCCGGACCTGACCCGGCGGGAACGCGAGATCCTCGCGCTGGTCCGGCGCGGGCTGACCAACCGCGCGATCGGTCACCGGCTCGGGGTGTCCGCGCACACCGTACGCAAGCATCTGGAGAACGCCTTCGCGAGGTTGGGCGTGCACAGCCGTACCGAAGCGGTGGTCGCTCTGGAAACGGAACACGTCCGGCACTGATGTGCCGGGCGTGACCAGAAGGGAAACTCAGCCCCAGAGGGCGGTGCTCCAGTCGTCGGTGGAGGCGTAGCGCGCGCCCGTCCAGGCGTCGGCCGACCAGGCCCGGCCGGACCAGGCGCGGCCGGACCAGCTCGGGTCGGCCCAGGTGCGGTTGCCGCCCCACGGGATGACCGGCCAGACCGCGGAACCCCAGGTCTTCGATGCGAACGAGGTGCCGTTCCAGCTGTCGCCGGCGATCGTGGTGCCCATCCAGGTGCCGCCGATCCAGGACCGCTCGGCCGCCGCCATGGCCGCCCAGTTGGCGCTGTGGAACGGGCCGAAGACGGTGTACTCGCCGGTCAGCTCCACGTTGTTGCTGACCACCCGGCTCTCGCCGCGGGCGTCGTCGAGTTCGCCGCTGCCGGTGGACCAGGCGAACCTCTGCGTGCTGTCGGAGGCCGGGGCCAGGCCCAGGGCGGTGTTCACGTTGATCTGCTTGAGCTTCTGCGTGCCGGCCTTGCCGGTGGTCAGCACGGTGCCCCGCTTGAGCAGGTTCTTCACCTGGTCGGGGGTGAGCGACGGGCGGGCCTCCAGCAGCAGGGCGACGGCCGCCGAGGTCACCGCGGTGGCCTGCGAGGTGCCGCTGCCGCGGAACAGCGTGGTGCCGCTGCGCGCGGCCGGATACGCGTCGTCGATGCTGGAACCCGGGTCCCGCAGCGACAGGACCGACTCGCCCGGCGCGAGCACGTCGATCGCCTTGCCGCTGGTTCCGCTGTTGGTGAAGGCCGCCAGGTCGTCGTCGGCGGTGGAGACGGTGCCCTTGGTTGCGGTGGCGCCGACCGAGATGACGAACGGGTCGGTGGCCGGGTTGGTCATCTTGGCCTCGGCGTTGCCCTCGTTGCCGGCCGCGGCGACCACGACGATGCCGGCCTTCCAGGCGCGTTCCACGGCGTACTGCAGCGGGTCGGTGGCGGCGGACGGGTTGCCGCCGCTGCCGTACGACAGGTTCAGCACCCGGATCGGGTTGTCCGGGTCGTCGTTGCGGTGCTCCACCACCCAGTCGATGGCGGCGATCACCTGGGAGACGTCGACGGCGCCGTTGGCCGTACCCAGCTTGAGCGAGGTGAGCTGCGCGCCGGGGGCGACGCCCTTGGTGCCGCTGGCGGTGTCGTTGCCGACGATGATGCCGGCCATGTGGGTGCCGTGCCCGTTCGTGTCCAGGTAGCGCAGGTTGGCCGCCTGCGACTCGAAGGACAGGTCGGGCCCGTTGACGATCTGCGAGGCGGGCAGCCCGG is part of the Actinoplanes sp. NBC_00393 genome and harbors:
- a CDS encoding S8 family serine peptidase translates to MRRTRKVVRTAVAAALPLALIGGSAYAIRPGIAEPMGRAWSGQWLTTSTTTGTGTTLKDVRTIIGADTGAAAKLTGAGVGVALLDTGVAPVAGLPASQIVNGPDLSFESQAANLRYLDTNGHGTHMAGIIVGNDTASGTKGVAPGAQLTSLKLGTANGAVDVSQVIAAIDWVVEHRNDDPDNPIRVLNLSYGSGGNPSAATDPLQYAVERAWKAGIVVVAAAGNEGNAEAKMTNPATDPFVISVGATATKGTVSTADDDLAAFTNSGTSGKAIDVLAPGESVLSLRDPGSSIDDAYPAARSGTTLFRGSGTSQATAVTSAAVALLLEARPSLTPDQVKNLLKRGTVLTTGKAGTQKLKQINVNTALGLAPASDSTQRFAWSTGSGELDDARGESRVVSNNVELTGEYTVFGPFHSANWAAMAAAERSWIGGTWMGTTIAGDSWNGTSFASKTWGSAVWPVIPWGGNRTWADPSWSGRAWSGRAWSADAWTGARYASTDDWSTALWG